The Desulfosporosinus acidiphilus SJ4 genome has a window encoding:
- the murA gene encoding UDP-N-acetylglucosamine 1-carboxyvinyltransferase, whose amino-acid sequence MSKLIITGGKQLEGTITVSGAKNAVLPIIAASLLSAEPIRLEDAPDLLDVNIMNQVISALGAEVVREGSTLKIQASSIDCIEAPYDLVSQMRASIVTMGPLLTRQGHVRISHPGGCAIGSRPINWHLKGLEALGAEVKMDHGFLDVTCNGLKGARIYLDYPSVGATENIMMAAALAQGTTLIENAAQEPEIVDLATFINEMGGKVRGAGTSIIHIEGVRELHGTTHTVIPDRIEAGSYLLMAAATGGDVLVQNVIADHLKPLMAKMEEAGIHISEEGDGIRVTGDGIYTAVDVKTQVHPGFPTDLQAPFMAFLTRAKGTGLITETVFENRFMHVDELKRMRAEIKIEGRSAVVQGIQRLSAAPVTATDLRAGAALILAGLTAEGMTEIRGIHHIDRGYERVEEKLSRIGGNIVRVD is encoded by the coding sequence TTGAGTAAGCTAATAATTACCGGCGGGAAACAGCTCGAAGGAACAATCACGGTAAGTGGAGCAAAAAATGCTGTACTGCCTATCATAGCGGCGAGTTTGCTTAGCGCAGAACCTATCCGGCTAGAGGATGCTCCGGATTTATTAGACGTTAATATTATGAATCAAGTGATTTCAGCTTTGGGGGCAGAGGTTGTACGTGAAGGCTCAACACTTAAGATTCAAGCTAGTTCGATAGATTGCATAGAGGCCCCCTATGATCTCGTATCACAGATGAGGGCGTCCATCGTGACGATGGGACCGCTTTTAACGCGACAAGGTCACGTGCGTATTTCTCATCCTGGAGGATGCGCAATTGGCTCCCGTCCCATTAACTGGCATCTTAAAGGTTTAGAAGCTTTAGGTGCAGAGGTAAAGATGGATCATGGGTTTCTCGATGTCACGTGTAACGGACTCAAAGGTGCTAGGATATATTTGGATTATCCCAGTGTCGGAGCAACAGAAAATATTATGATGGCTGCGGCGTTAGCACAGGGAACTACTTTGATAGAAAATGCAGCTCAGGAACCGGAAATTGTGGATTTAGCGACATTTATTAACGAGATGGGCGGAAAGGTCCGCGGTGCCGGGACGAGCATTATTCATATTGAAGGGGTTCGTGAGCTGCATGGTACTACTCATACCGTGATTCCTGATCGCATTGAAGCAGGAAGTTATTTGTTGATGGCTGCAGCGACAGGGGGAGACGTACTTGTGCAGAATGTTATTGCAGATCATCTTAAACCCCTGATGGCTAAAATGGAAGAGGCAGGGATTCATATTTCCGAAGAAGGGGATGGAATTCGAGTCACAGGCGATGGAATTTATACTGCAGTTGATGTAAAAACTCAAGTCCATCCAGGATTCCCGACAGACTTACAAGCTCCGTTCATGGCCTTTTTAACTAGGGCGAAAGGGACAGGTTTAATAACTGAAACTGTTTTCGAAAATCGCTTTATGCATGTGGATGAACTTAAACGCATGAGAGCAGAAATTAAGATTGAAGGACGAAGCGCGGTGGTACAAGGAATTCAGCGCCTCAGTGCAGCCCCTGTTACGGCTACTGATCTGAGGGCCGGAGCTGCCTTAATACTCGCGGGGTTAACTGCAGAAGGAATGACGGAAATCCGGGGAATTCATCATATTGATCGAGGCTATGAGCGGGTGGAAGAAAAGCTTTCACGCATTGGCGGCAACATAGTGCGAGTTGATTAG